Genomic window (Alligator mississippiensis isolate rAllMis1 chromosome 7, rAllMis1, whole genome shotgun sequence):
GCGAGCCCCACGCCAGCCACGGAGAAGCTGCCTCTCACTGCCAGCACGACTCCGAGAGCGGCGGGCCAGCCATGCCGTGacgcctccccctgcccccggccccaggCCCCGCTGTCATTGCTTGGGCGGGAGGAGAGAGGCGAGGATGCGGGCCGCCATTTTACTTGAGGGCACAGCTGTCAGAGGAAGCCGGGCGCGCATGCGCAGCAGGGAACGCGCGGGTGGTAAtgcaagggagaaaaaaagcccTCCCTTCCCGGGTTACGTCATCAAACTGCGCCGGAAGAGACGCGAGGATGCCGAGTTGTTGGTGTGGTTGGAGGTAATTCCTCCCCTTTGTTGTCCGGCGCGGGGGACCCAAGATCTCTGCGAAGGAGGGGAAAAGCTAAGGCCCCGCTTTGGTCTGCGCGGTTGTGCCCGTGCCGTGGCCGCGCGGGCGGGGGGTCCTTACGGACAGAGGCGAAGGGAATACAGCTTCGAGTTCGTGTTTCCCGCGCGGCTCCTGCCCCCCTGCGGCCTTGGCCGGTCGGAGGTGCGGGAGGCGCTGGGGCGGGGCCGCCCAACGGGCTTCGACGCTCGTTCCCACCCGTTGTGCAGCCCCCGCGCGACGCCGCCGGCCCCGAGCTGGGAAGAATCGAAGCACCGCTCCTGGGGCTATGGGCAGCGACCCCCGCCCTGCCCACGGGCAGGTGGCGCCTCCTGTCCTGCCCAAGCACTCCCGGGCCGACGGGAGTGGGGAGGAGCTAGCTGCCAACCCACCCCATGGGCGCTGCAGCCTCAGTCATGCAGCCGCCTGCTTCTTGGCAGAACGTCTCGCCCTTGAAGCAAAGGAGAGAgcggaggaagggaaaggagaggaatcccagcccgctctcccctgtggaaagaccgGTGATGTCTGTGGGATGGGTCTTGAGTCCAGTCCTGAAGCCGCTGATGAGCCGCAATAGCGGTTGTTCTCACATCTGGGAATTGCGGACAACATTGTTAGTTGCTAAGCCACCTGATTTAGCTTTCCCTGGTAGGGGGCTTCTCTGCAGAACCAGGTGAAGCTGATGGTGtggatcaggggtaggcaacctctggcacatgtgccacatggCATATGAAGCCATTTTATTTGGCACGCATGCCCCAGGGCAAGGATTGCACTGCCAcaataaggatcaggccccttgcagctctcccaccattcacacaagcacgccaacatcttacaagtcaaggttgcaggtatTTTTGCCACTcaggccaaaaatgttgccagcccCTCATGTAGATTgaggatgatttaaaaaaaaaaaaaaaaagaaaagaaaggaaaagaaacttgATTACAATCAGTCTGCCTCCTGAATCACTCTTCTTGTTCCAAATAGCAAAGACTCTCACACTGCAGTGAGTCAAATACTGGTGATCTAGTGACTGTATAGTCAAAGGAATTCGTTAAGGCTTCAGGTTGTAGCTGTCACCTCCTCTGGCCTGGACTGACTGTTCAGGTCAGAGAGGAGCAACTGCTAGGACACCTCCACTGTTTTTTTCcaccaaggcaggggagagcaacTGATGCCAGAGCCATCCTGCCACTGAATGTTTCTGAAGCCCCACGTCTGCAGATCTCATTAAATGGCTCTgtgggcaggagctggcccatgggctgtaggttgccaacccctaatCTAGATAGCTGCACAAGGTGGTGTAGTTCAACAATTTGTATACAAGCACTTCTAACAATGTACCATTCCACTGTTCTAAGGAGTCAGTATTGTAAGCATACAGACTGGTGTGCTTGCACTCAAACTTGCACAAGTGCCCATTTTACCTTGGACTAGCAGCTCACATGCTCATGTTATTTCATCAGCAACCCAGTAGTCTTACATACTTTGATAAGCTTTCTACTGTAATAGGAAAAACTGCCTAACTCTGTCCTTCTTTCACAGAATCCCTTGAAGCATCATGGCAGTCAAGTGGACCGATGGACATTCCTCTTCTATACTGTGCTTGAATGTGAACAAAGAAGGGCTGATAGCTTCGGGAGCAGAGGCAGGCGAGCTTGCTATCTGGAATGAGGAAGGGATTCCATTGGGACAGATACAGCTTCAGAAAGCAGATGATATCACCTGTGTAACATTCTCTCCCACCTGCCCAAGTAGGCTATACACATCTCATGGGGAAACCATTAGCTTGCTGGATGTCAGGTGCCTTAAGGGGCCTATTGAATGCTTCCACGTAAATGAGGAAGAGATCAATTGCCTTTCTGTGAATGACACAGACAGTGTCCTGGCTGCAGCTGATGACTCTGGGGCAATCAAGATTATAGACTTGGAAAACAAGAAAGTCAGCCGGTCCCTCAGGAGACATTCAAATATCTGCTCCTCTGTTGCGTTTCGACCTCAGAGGCCTCAAAGTCTTGTGTCATGTGGACTAGACATGAAGGTGATTTGTATGGAAGTAGATGGATGATTGCTAGATTTTTAAATACTGGCTGAATGGTATGCAATTAGATATTCATTCTACCTCACTCCTTTCTCTTACTCTAGGGTGGTAAGAGTAATTTCTGGTTCTTTAGCAATCTTAATGTGGTTGTATCATGATGGAAGTTCCACTGATGTAAAGGATTGCCCTTTATGGTCAGGGCTTTCAGGATCAAACCCTTATTTTAGAGGTCTATTTTAAGGCTATCTGTGAACAAATAGTGCCCCTGAAATTAGCAATAGCTATCATGGAAAAGGGGACAActattttgtttgcattttgctGAGTTTGGTAAGAAAATTAAATGACAGTTTAGAACAGCCATAGGGAAATGTATAGTTTGGGTGTCAATGCATTTTAGCTTATGGAAATGAACAGCATGCAACAACTAAGCCCCtcatggaccacagtttgagattcctagtccagtgattctcaacttggGGTGTTACAGCAGCCTAAGGTGCCTTGAAatactttcaagggtgctacaggGTGCCACACAGGTGTTcaaccatgattcacaagataggaccctgtagtgtcaaaaacattctcatCTGTGGTTTCTCTGAGTTCTTCCTAATGGAAGAATTGCcccagtatttttctgtagtcaaaaaaacaaataaaaattaagagctggcattttacaaGGGGTGCCCCTAGTCTAGTTAGGGGTGCCACAAGCCAGGGtgggggtgccttgaatctaaaaaggttgagaaccattttTCTAGTCTAATGTAGAAGTTCTGTCTATTGGAGTTCATAGATATTGATGTGCTGTTTATTAATGACAAAATAATGGGTTTGATAAAGACAGTTCATCAGTGGTGCAGTGATGAGCCTGAGAGATTGAGTTTAATGCTTTCAGTTCTGCTAGACTGAGAATAGTAAATACCATATGCAGACATTAGAGCAGTAGCCAAAGCCAACTATTGCATTAGTTCTGTTGGATGGCTCATAGGGAATACTTATTGGTTGTGGAGGGAGTCAGAGCTCTCATGTGGAAGCATATTTGTTGTTATGGGGCTTTTTCTGGTGGTGCTgtgtttaaagagaaaaaaaagcaacacacttaaaaaaaaaaaatgatctcaCACCACACTTGCCTGCGGGTATCATCCCTTACCATATTACCATAATATACAGTGTTTTGGTAGTGACTGTATGGAAACTTAAGAACACCTCATGCTTTCAGTAAACAGTGTGTGAAATATGAGTTGTTCGCTGTGTGATTGATCATGGAAACCATGTAGCTAAAGTCCTTGTGTGTGGTTTTGCAAGTTGTGCTTCAAGGGTCTAATGCCAGTTAAAAATaacttgttttctctctcttactCAGCTTGCCTAGTGAAGCTACATGCACCTATTGTCAGTTCCATTTAATTCTCATGCACTAGCGCAAAGCTACAAAGGATGTAAATGAAATGGggatatttgtttttttcttcaacaCACTGAAATTAATATGAAAAAACTTGTATTACTGGATTTTGTAAAGTAGTGAGAGACTGAAATGCTCTTTTCCATTATTCCATTATTTCACATATTCAGTGTGCTGTACAAAAAATCAGCACCCCTGTGAAATAGGCATTATCCCCATGtcagagagaaaagcaaatgaaatagGGTACCAAAAGCCAAGAAAGTAAGCACAAActgaattaaaattttaaaatgactCTCAATCCTATTGTTGGTCACCATTAAAACTTTCTTTCAGTTGCACAGTTTATAAGCAAGATGTTCAGTGTgtcatggctgctgctccccagatGATTACTAAAGCATGAGTGATTTCTTCATCA
Coding sequences:
- the WDR53 gene encoding WD repeat-containing protein 53 isoform X4 produces the protein MAVKWTDGHSSSILCLNVNKEGLIASGAEAGELAIWNEEGIPLGQIQLQKADDITCVTFSPTCPSRLYTSHGETISLLDVRCLKGPIECFHVNEEEINCLSVNDTDSVLAAADDSGAIKIIDLENKKVSRSLRRHSNICSSVAFRPQRPQSLVSCGLDMKVICMEVDG